One part of the Emcibacter sp. SYSU 3D8 genome encodes these proteins:
- a CDS encoding ROK family protein, which translates to MLRMGIDLGGTKIEGVVLDAGGAELFRRRVPTPSHYDDRINAIAALVTEAEAATGLCTVGVGTPGSISPHTTFMQNAEGLEGRPLREDIAAALRREIRMANDADCLALSEASDGAGAGHDVVFAAILGTGVGAGIVAHGRLLHRGPNATHGEWGHNPLPAPDDAERPGPACYCGRRGCTETFLNGRGLALAYREATGEDASPEDIARGDSPARIAALERYALRLAKSLATVINILDPDVIVLGGGLSNIDRLYDLVPPLLPRFVFSDGVKTPMVKARHGDASGVRGAARLWDRG; encoded by the coding sequence ATGCTGCGCATGGGCATCGACCTGGGCGGCACCAAGATCGAAGGCGTGGTGCTGGATGCTGGCGGGGCCGAACTGTTCCGGCGACGGGTGCCGACGCCGTCGCATTACGACGACCGCATCAACGCCATCGCGGCGCTGGTGACCGAGGCGGAAGCCGCGACGGGCCTGTGCACGGTGGGCGTGGGCACGCCCGGCTCGATCTCGCCGCACACCACCTTCATGCAGAATGCCGAGGGGCTGGAAGGCCGCCCGCTGCGCGAGGACATTGCGGCGGCGCTGCGGCGCGAGATCCGCATGGCCAACGACGCCGACTGCCTGGCCCTGTCGGAGGCCAGCGACGGCGCGGGCGCCGGCCACGATGTGGTATTCGCCGCCATCCTGGGCACAGGCGTGGGCGCCGGCATCGTCGCCCATGGCCGCCTGCTGCACCGCGGCCCCAACGCCACCCATGGCGAGTGGGGCCACAATCCCCTGCCCGCGCCCGACGATGCCGAGCGGCCGGGCCCGGCCTGCTATTGCGGCCGGCGCGGCTGCACCGAGACATTCCTCAACGGCCGCGGGCTGGCGCTTGCCTATCGCGAGGCGACCGGCGAGGACGCGTCGCCCGAGGATATCGCCCGGGGCGATTCGCCGGCCCGGATCGCGGCGCTGGAGCGCTATGCCCTGCGGCTGGCGAAGTCCCTCGCCACGGTGATCAACATTCTCGACCCGGACGTGATCGTGCTGGGCGGCGGTCTGTCGAACATCGACCGGCTCTATGACCTGGTGCCGCCGCTGCTGCCGCGCTTCGTGTTCTCGGACGGGGTGAAGACGCCGATGGTGAAGGCCCGCCACGGCGATGCCAGCGGCGTGCGCGGCGCGGCGCGGCTGTGGGACCGTGGCTAG
- a CDS encoding HNH endonuclease — translation METGAVICPLCERPLGRRRERHHLVPRLKGGRETVLLHPICHRKIHSLFAESVLARSYASIEALRGHPEIGRFIAWLADKPPDFHASTRTAKGRRP, via the coding sequence ATGGAGACCGGAGCCGTCATCTGCCCGCTGTGCGAGCGGCCGCTGGGCCGCCGGCGCGAGCGCCACCATCTCGTGCCGCGACTGAAGGGTGGCCGCGAAACCGTGCTGCTGCACCCGATCTGCCACCGCAAGATCCACAGCCTGTTCGCCGAGTCCGTGCTGGCGCGTTCGTATGCGAGCATCGAGGCCCTGCGCGGCCATCCCGAAATCGGGCGGTTCATCGCCTGGCTCGCCGACAAGCCGCCCGACTTTCACGCCTCGACACGCACGGCCAAAGGCCGGCGCCCCTAA
- a CDS encoding VOC family protein, translated as MSQIYGPMIQQGYIVPDLQAGMAHWLARGVGPWYVIPPFSLDALHYGKPTVCRITAAFACSGDQQIELITPLEGSGPSVYSDFLAANPEGGMQHLASWCDDVDAKLEQLAADGVDFVVAQRYPGSHAYLDVAGSPGVMIQLMPTIQRYMDLYNVGVSESAAWDGTTRPIRVMDWTHPVDVDAL; from the coding sequence ATGAGCCAGATCTACGGACCCATGATCCAGCAGGGCTATATCGTGCCAGACCTGCAGGCCGGCATGGCGCACTGGCTGGCGCGCGGCGTCGGCCCCTGGTACGTCATCCCGCCGTTCAGTCTCGATGCGCTGCATTACGGCAAGCCCACCGTCTGCCGGATTACCGCAGCCTTCGCCTGCTCGGGCGACCAGCAGATCGAGCTGATCACACCGCTCGAAGGCTCGGGGCCCAGCGTTTACAGCGACTTTCTGGCCGCCAATCCCGAAGGCGGCATGCAGCACCTCGCCTCGTGGTGCGACGACGTTGACGCGAAACTGGAGCAGCTTGCCGCCGACGGCGTCGATTTCGTCGTCGCCCAGCGCTATCCGGGGTCGCATGCCTATCTGGACGTGGCGGGTTCGCCCGGTGTGATGATCCAGCTGATGCCCACCATCCAGCGCTACATGGACCTCTACAATGTGGGAGTCTCTGAATCCGCGGCATGGGATGGCACGACCAGGCCGATCAGGGTCATGGACTGGACCCATCCGGTGGATGTGGACGCGCTCTGA
- a CDS encoding efflux RND transporter periplasmic adaptor subunit has product MLAACDSASQKMPAPQPVPVVSHTIQPGEFVERIEAIGTLHANESVTLSAKVTEKVARVHFQDGQTVARGQVLIEFTNDEEGAMLAEARATQREAEQQLERVQELSGKGYATKARLDEQSRAVDGARARARAMEARMSDRVLRAPFDGVLGFRQVSPGTLVSPGTAVATLDDIDPVKLDFSVPETFLGAIAAGQDVDARTAAYPGRAFKGVIETIDARVDPISRAISVRALIPNGDGALRPGMLVTVEVIQSRSTVLLLPEGALVPREKRQFVWVIGQGGTVTQREVTIGRRHPGVAELLGGLRQGETVVVEGVARMVPGGLVQSIGTHKLPEAESGGA; this is encoded by the coding sequence ATGCTTGCCGCATGCGATTCCGCATCGCAGAAGATGCCTGCGCCCCAGCCTGTTCCCGTGGTCTCCCACACCATCCAGCCGGGTGAGTTCGTAGAGCGGATCGAGGCCATCGGCACGTTGCACGCCAATGAATCCGTGACCTTGTCGGCCAAGGTGACCGAGAAGGTCGCCCGGGTTCATTTCCAGGATGGCCAGACCGTCGCCCGGGGCCAGGTGCTGATCGAGTTCACCAACGACGAGGAAGGCGCCATGCTGGCCGAGGCCCGCGCGACCCAACGCGAGGCCGAGCAGCAGCTCGAACGGGTACAGGAACTGTCCGGCAAGGGCTATGCGACCAAGGCGCGACTCGATGAACAGTCGCGGGCCGTCGACGGCGCCCGGGCGCGCGCCCGGGCCATGGAGGCGCGCATGTCCGACCGGGTGCTGCGGGCGCCGTTTGATGGCGTGCTCGGCTTCCGGCAGGTCAGCCCCGGCACGTTGGTATCGCCGGGCACGGCCGTTGCGACACTTGATGACATCGACCCGGTGAAACTCGATTTTTCGGTGCCCGAGACGTTCCTGGGCGCCATCGCGGCCGGCCAGGACGTGGATGCGCGCACCGCCGCCTATCCCGGCCGGGCGTTCAAGGGCGTCATCGAGACCATCGACGCCCGCGTCGATCCGATTTCCCGCGCCATTTCGGTGCGGGCGCTCATTCCCAACGGTGACGGGGCGCTGCGCCCGGGCATGCTGGTCACCGTCGAGGTGATCCAGTCGCGCAGCACGGTTCTGCTGCTGCCTGAAGGGGCGCTGGTGCCGCGCGAAAAGCGACAATTCGTCTGGGTGATCGGGCAGGGCGGCACGGTCACCCAGCGCGAGGTCACCATCGGCCGCCGCCATCCGGGCGTCGCCGAGTTGCTCGGCGGTCTCAGGCAGGGCGAGACGGTGGTGGTCGAGGGGGTCGCCCGCATGGTGCCTGGCGGCCTGGTCCAGAGCATCGGAACGCACAAATTGCCGGAGGCGGAAAGCGGAGGCGCCTGA
- a CDS encoding limonene-1,2-epoxide hydrolase family protein produces MPPRDPKALTNLRIIIALYKAFEGGTRQHVWDGYDLYLSEEGSYSLTGFPTMTKAQVKEILFSDIGGNAPVVKIVPKLGTQEAMDDLVFVEHVDSYRDKSGAEVLRLPVCSVFTLKGGKIRKWVDYCDPRGLLELYGDRIPS; encoded by the coding sequence ATGCCACCAAGGGATCCGAAAGCCCTTACCAACCTTCGCATCATCATCGCGCTGTACAAGGCGTTCGAGGGCGGCACGCGCCAGCATGTCTGGGACGGCTATGACCTGTACCTGTCCGAGGAAGGCAGCTACAGCCTGACCGGCTTCCCGACCATGACCAAGGCGCAGGTCAAGGAGATCCTGTTCAGCGACATCGGCGGCAATGCCCCGGTGGTGAAGATCGTCCCCAAGCTCGGCACCCAGGAAGCCATGGACGACCTGGTGTTCGTCGAGCATGTGGACAGCTACCGCGACAAGAGTGGCGCCGAAGTGCTCAGGCTCCCGGTGTGCAGCGTGTTCACCCTGAAGGGCGGCAAGATCCGCAAATGGGTCGACTATTGCGACCCGCGCGGCCTGCTGGAACTCTATGGCGACCGGATTCCGTCATGA
- a CDS encoding pyridoxamine 5'-phosphate oxidase family protein — MTLEDLAADCWRLLAAAPGDRGSPLRTPVLATGGAQARTVVLRAADAAARTLTIFTDLRSSKAAQLAGDPGACMVFYDPASGVQLRAWGAAALHSGDAVARACWDAAPAVTRRPYLSAPGPGLPLDRPGSGLPDLADDLEPGYAHFLVVRVTVSRLEWLRLEPTGNLSARFDWPDGGKFSATWIVP, encoded by the coding sequence ATGACCCTGGAAGATCTTGCCGCCGATTGCTGGCGCCTGCTCGCCGCCGCGCCGGGGGATCGTGGTTCGCCGCTGCGCACGCCGGTGCTGGCGACCGGCGGCGCACAGGCGCGGACGGTGGTGCTGCGCGCGGCGGACGCGGCGGCACGGACCTTGACCATATTCACCGATCTCCGGTCGTCCAAGGCGGCGCAGCTGGCCGGTGATCCGGGCGCGTGCATGGTGTTTTACGATCCGGCGAGCGGCGTGCAGCTCCGGGCATGGGGTGCGGCGGCGCTGCATTCGGGCGATGCGGTCGCCCGCGCCTGTTGGGACGCCGCGCCGGCCGTGACGCGGCGGCCCTATCTGTCGGCACCCGGTCCGGGACTGCCGCTTGACCGGCCTGGCTCGGGGTTGCCGGACCTCGCCGATGATCTGGAGCCGGGCTATGCGCATTTCCTGGTGGTGCGGGTCACCGTCAGCAGGCTCGAATGGCTGCGGCTCGAGCCGACCGGGAATCTGTCGGCCCGGTTCGACTGGCCTGACGGCGGCAAATTCTCGGCCACATGGATTGTGCCATAA
- a CDS encoding 2-hydroxychromene-2-carboxylate isomerase: MGKTLEFFFDFMSPPTYLAWTRIPGIVERTGCTVVWRPMLTLGLFQLTGNRPPMTVPNKGKYGGMDLQRFARRYGVTLNPNPHMAEVKIVTALRGALVAQERGEFDAYAKAMFEGMWLKSLNIGADDVWPQLLEEAGLDVAAYQAGIAREDIKDKLKANVQEAADRGAFGAPTFFVDGEMFWGQDRLDFVEEALKR; the protein is encoded by the coding sequence ATGGGCAAGACCCTCGAATTCTTCTTCGATTTCATGAGCCCGCCCACCTACCTGGCGTGGACGCGGATTCCCGGCATCGTCGAGCGCACCGGCTGCACCGTGGTCTGGCGGCCCATGCTGACGCTCGGCCTGTTCCAGCTCACCGGCAATCGGCCGCCCATGACCGTGCCCAACAAAGGCAAGTATGGCGGCATGGATTTGCAGCGATTCGCCCGCCGCTACGGCGTGACGCTCAACCCCAACCCGCACATGGCCGAGGTGAAGATCGTCACGGCGCTGCGCGGCGCGCTGGTGGCGCAGGAGCGCGGCGAGTTCGACGCCTACGCCAAGGCCATGTTCGAGGGCATGTGGCTCAAGAGCCTCAACATCGGCGCCGACGACGTCTGGCCGCAGCTGCTCGAAGAGGCCGGATTGGACGTGGCCGCCTACCAGGCCGGCATCGCGCGCGAGGACATCAAGGACAAGCTGAAGGCCAACGTCCAGGAAGCCGCCGACCGCGGCGCGTTCGGCGCACCGACCTTCTTCGTCGACGGCGAGATGTTCTGGGGCCAGGACCGGCTGGATTTCGTGGAAGAGGCGCTGAAACGCTGA
- a CDS encoding PhzF family phenazine biosynthesis protein, protein MRIPIFQVDAFTETLFGGNPAAVCPLDAWLPDATLQAIAAENNLSETAFFVRDGGDYRLRWFTPGAEVPLCGHATLASAFVIMTLLEGGRDEVTFHTLSGPLKVVPDGEGFAMTLPRRSLETVAPPAGLAGALGGAPESWLAGEREYVAVFDSEAAIRALTPDIRAFTAFDRSYVIATAPGERTDFVLRFFAPSVGVDEDPVTGSAQCVTAPYWAARLGRDTLTSHQASARGGDLRSTVLPGAVRVAGGCVLYLEGSIVVPR, encoded by the coding sequence ATGAGGATTCCGATTTTCCAGGTGGATGCGTTCACCGAAACCCTGTTCGGCGGCAATCCGGCGGCGGTATGCCCGCTGGATGCGTGGCTGCCCGATGCAACGTTGCAGGCCATCGCCGCCGAGAACAATCTGTCGGAAACCGCCTTCTTCGTCCGCGACGGCGGCGATTACCGGCTGCGCTGGTTTACGCCGGGCGCGGAAGTGCCGCTGTGCGGCCACGCCACCCTGGCAAGCGCCTTCGTGATCATGACCTTGCTGGAAGGCGGCCGCGACGAGGTGACGTTCCACACCCTCAGCGGCCCGCTGAAGGTGGTGCCCGATGGCGAGGGCTTCGCCATGACATTGCCGCGCAGGTCGCTGGAGACTGTTGCGCCGCCCGCCGGCCTTGCCGGCGCGCTGGGCGGTGCGCCGGAATCATGGCTGGCGGGCGAGCGTGAATATGTCGCGGTGTTTGACAGCGAAGCCGCAATCCGGGCGCTGACGCCCGACATCCGGGCGTTTACTGCGTTCGACCGGTCCTATGTCATCGCCACGGCGCCGGGCGAGCGCACCGATTTCGTGCTGCGTTTCTTCGCGCCGTCCGTTGGCGTTGACGAGGATCCGGTGACCGGCTCGGCGCAATGCGTCACGGCGCCCTATTGGGCGGCGAGACTGGGCAGGGACACGCTGACGTCGCACCAGGCCTCGGCGCGCGGCGGCGACCTGCGCAGCACGGTGCTGCCCGGCGCCGTCCGGGTCGCGGGCGGCTGCGTGCTGTATCTGGAAGGATCGATTGTGGTCCCGCGCTAG
- a CDS encoding aldo/keto reductase: MEYRNLGNSGLKISTISLGTNNFGGRTDMAETQVVVDKALEQGITMFDTADAYPTDPHLWGKSEEFLGKALGARRKDIVLASKFGMPMGAGPYMAGGSRRYIMNAVEASLKRLGTDYIDLYQLHFPDPTTPLEETFLALGDLIQQGKVRYIGCCNFKGHLLVDAMHVAKNLGVPQFISVQNFYNILRRDVEDERLAAARFAGVGFLPYFPLASGMLTGKYKRGEKPAAGTRFGEGSNMAGLGGLEMNDRNFDLVEKIEAFGKERGLSVLEIAVAWLLAQPGVTSVMAGATKPAQIEQNVAAAGAKLSAEDVQALNDMTKPMGGLPF; this comes from the coding sequence ATGGAATACCGTAATCTTGGTAATTCCGGCCTGAAGATTTCGACCATCAGCCTGGGCACCAACAACTTCGGTGGCCGCACGGACATGGCCGAGACCCAGGTCGTCGTCGACAAGGCGCTCGAGCAGGGCATCACCATGTTCGATACCGCCGACGCCTATCCGACCGATCCCCATCTGTGGGGCAAGTCCGAGGAATTCCTGGGCAAGGCGCTGGGCGCCCGCCGCAAGGACATCGTGCTGGCCAGCAAGTTCGGCATGCCGATGGGCGCCGGCCCGTACATGGCGGGCGGCTCGCGCCGCTACATCATGAACGCGGTCGAGGCCAGCCTGAAGCGTCTGGGCACCGATTACATCGACCTCTACCAGTTGCACTTCCCCGATCCCACGACCCCGCTGGAGGAGACGTTTCTCGCACTCGGCGACCTGATCCAGCAGGGCAAGGTCCGCTATATCGGCTGCTGCAACTTCAAGGGCCACCTGCTGGTCGACGCCATGCATGTCGCCAAGAATCTGGGCGTGCCGCAGTTCATCTCGGTGCAGAATTTCTACAACATCCTGCGCCGCGACGTTGAGGACGAGCGCCTCGCCGCCGCCAGGTTCGCGGGCGTGGGCTTCCTGCCCTATTTCCCGCTGGCGTCGGGCATGCTGACCGGCAAGTACAAGCGCGGCGAGAAGCCGGCGGCGGGCACCCGCTTCGGCGAGGGCAGCAACATGGCCGGCCTGGGCGGTCTGGAGATGAACGACCGCAATTTCGATCTGGTCGAGAAGATCGAGGCGTTCGGCAAGGAGCGCGGCCTGAGCGTTCTGGAAATCGCCGTTGCATGGCTGCTCGCGCAGCCGGGCGTCACCTCGGTGATGGCGGGTGCGACCAAGCCCGCACAGATCGAGCAGAATGTCGCCGCAGCCGGCGCCAAGCTTTCGGCGGAAGATGTGCAGGCGCTGAACGACATGACCAAGCCTATGGGCGGTCTGCCGTTCTGA
- a CDS encoding DUF3572 domain-containing protein has translation MNTDRAETVALQALAFLAADEQALDGFVHLTGLGLDQLRAAASNPEILAGVLDHLLQDEPLLLAFCEAADIKPDEPARARAYLPGGDLPHYT, from the coding sequence ATGAACACCGACCGCGCCGAAACCGTCGCCCTGCAGGCTCTTGCCTTCCTGGCGGCGGACGAACAGGCGTTGGACGGATTCGTGCATCTGACCGGCCTTGGGCTGGATCAGCTGCGCGCCGCCGCGTCCAATCCAGAGATTCTGGCCGGCGTGCTCGATCACCTATTGCAGGACGAACCGCTGCTGCTGGCGTTCTGCGAGGCCGCCGACATAAAGCCCGACGAGCCTGCCCGCGCCCGCGCCTACTTGCCGGGCGGCGACCTCCCCCATTATACCTGA
- a CDS encoding nuclear transport factor 2 family protein, producing MSDRRAEIVADKHEIETLQRLYAKATDKLGKKSPEVRDEGRKIYHRIFTPDAQVRTANTGNDFVADGPDGWAGVAENALKDYIGTQHLIGTQLTEVNGDQGVLESYLNAWHKNPDNSVYYFLGTYISKVRRYEDGWKIYDMTLRLDTSGIVQTT from the coding sequence ATGTCCGATCGACGCGCGGAAATTGTTGCCGACAAACACGAAATCGAAACCTTGCAGCGGCTTTACGCCAAGGCCACCGACAAGCTCGGCAAGAAGTCGCCGGAAGTCAGGGACGAGGGTAGAAAAATCTACCACAGGATTTTCACGCCCGACGCACAAGTACGGACTGCAAATACCGGCAACGACTTTGTCGCCGACGGTCCCGATGGTTGGGCCGGCGTGGCGGAAAATGCGTTGAAGGACTACATAGGGACGCAGCACCTGATCGGCACGCAGCTGACCGAAGTGAACGGCGACCAGGGTGTGCTGGAGAGTTATCTGAACGCCTGGCACAAGAACCCGGACAATTCGGTGTACTACTTCCTCGGCACCTATATCTCGAAAGTCAGGCGATATGAGGATGGCTGGAAGATATACGATATGACGCTCAGGCTGGATACCAGCGGAATCGTTCAGACGACCTAG
- a CDS encoding SDR family oxidoreductase: MSLQGRVAIVTGGNRGIGKGIALGLALDGADLAINYRGNEDEARTTLDEVRALGVRAELYQASVDDFAAVRDMVAKVAADFGQIDILVNNAGIASKGRSVADTDPEEFERVVRTHAFGTFYATHEVIPHLRKRPRGDIIMVSSAATRRWMANGAPYNVGKASIEAIAFGVAKEERANNIRVNVVAPGVVETDMGRRLLKARGVADPRDADATAPFGRVCQPEDLSNVVRWLVSEQNSYVTGERIYVDGLAGV; encoded by the coding sequence ATGTCATTGCAGGGACGCGTCGCCATCGTCACGGGCGGCAACCGGGGGATCGGCAAGGGAATCGCGCTGGGGCTGGCGCTGGACGGGGCCGATCTGGCCATCAATTACCGCGGTAACGAGGACGAGGCCCGCACGACCCTGGATGAGGTCCGCGCACTGGGTGTCAGGGCGGAACTCTACCAGGCCAGCGTCGACGACTTTGCCGCGGTGCGGGACATGGTGGCGAAGGTCGCCGCCGATTTCGGCCAGATCGATATCCTGGTCAACAATGCCGGCATCGCCAGCAAGGGCCGCTCGGTCGCCGACACCGACCCCGAGGAATTCGAGCGGGTGGTGCGCACCCATGCCTTCGGCACGTTCTATGCCACCCACGAGGTGATCCCGCATCTGCGCAAACGCCCGCGCGGCGACATCATCATGGTGTCGTCGGCCGCCACGCGGCGCTGGATGGCCAACGGCGCGCCCTACAATGTGGGCAAGGCCAGCATCGAGGCCATCGCCTTCGGCGTCGCCAAGGAGGAACGCGCCAACAACATCCGTGTGAACGTGGTGGCGCCCGGCGTGGTCGAGACCGACATGGGCCGCCGCCTGCTGAAGGCGAGAGGCGTCGCCGACCCCCGCGACGCCGACGCGACGGCGCCGTTCGGCCGCGTGTGCCAGCCCGAGGACCTGTCCAACGTGGTGCGGTGGCTGGTGTCGGAGCAGAACAGTTACGTCACCGGTGAGCGGATTTACGTGGATGGATTGGCGGGGGTTTAA
- a CDS encoding LLM class F420-dependent oxidoreductase codes for MRVGVVFPQTEIAADPVVIRDWAQAVEGLGFDHITAYDHVMGANLASRPDWRMPYNHDTPFHEPITLFSFLAGVTSTLELASGIIILPQRQAALFAKQAANADVFSGGRLRLGFGIGWNQVEYEALGTPFQARGARLDEQVDLLRRLWTGKPISFEGRFHKVTDAGINPPPVKKSIPVWFGGASEASMNRVARTGDGWIPVLPAAQAAGKVAEMRELVQQAGRDPATVGIDNIIFVGATLGGPVRTPDDAAADHAEWKKAGASHVTLHTMGAGLKTADEHLGYLRRFMNAIG; via the coding sequence ATGCGTGTCGGTGTCGTATTTCCACAGACCGAGATCGCCGCGGACCCGGTGGTCATTCGCGACTGGGCGCAGGCCGTCGAGGGGTTGGGCTTCGACCATATCACCGCCTATGACCACGTGATGGGCGCCAACCTGGCCAGCCGGCCCGACTGGCGCATGCCCTACAATCACGACACGCCGTTCCACGAGCCGATCACCCTGTTCAGTTTCCTGGCGGGCGTGACCAGTACGCTGGAGCTGGCGTCGGGCATCATCATCCTGCCGCAGCGGCAGGCGGCGCTGTTCGCCAAGCAGGCGGCCAACGCCGACGTGTTCTCGGGCGGCCGACTGCGGCTGGGATTCGGCATCGGTTGGAACCAGGTGGAATACGAGGCGCTGGGCACGCCGTTCCAGGCTCGCGGGGCGCGGCTCGACGAACAGGTCGACCTGCTGCGCAGGCTGTGGACAGGCAAGCCGATCAGCTTCGAGGGCCGCTTCCACAAGGTGACCGATGCGGGCATCAATCCTCCGCCGGTAAAGAAGTCGATTCCGGTCTGGTTCGGCGGCGCGTCCGAGGCGTCCATGAACCGGGTCGCCCGTACCGGCGACGGCTGGATCCCGGTGCTGCCCGCCGCGCAGGCCGCGGGGAAGGTGGCCGAGATGCGCGAGTTGGTGCAGCAGGCGGGCCGCGATCCGGCCACGGTCGGCATCGACAACATCATCTTCGTCGGCGCGACGCTGGGCGGGCCGGTGCGCACGCCCGACGACGCGGCCGCCGATCACGCCGAGTGGAAGAAGGCGGGCGCCAGCCACGTCACTCTCCACACAATGGGCGCCGGACTGAAGACGGCGGACGAGCATCTTGGCTATCTGCGGCGGTTCATGAACGCCATCGGCTAG
- a CDS encoding SDR family NAD(P)-dependent oxidoreductase — translation MKPVVLVVGAGVATGGAIAKRFARAGYTACVARRNVDKLNHLVGEIVAEGGTAHAYGVDSTDEAQMVDMVAHIEREVGPIEVAVYNAAIGTHSPIAQHSAADYERVWRVNAFGAFLMGREVAKVMEPREKGTILFTGATSALRGKANLAAFSGSKHALRALAQSMARELFPKNIHVAHVIIDGPIDTPLIRKMMPKVFEERPADGVLAPEAIADTYFAIHSQHRSAWTHETELRPWKEPW, via the coding sequence ATGAAGCCCGTCGTGCTCGTCGTCGGCGCGGGCGTCGCCACCGGCGGCGCCATCGCCAAACGCTTCGCCCGCGCCGGCTATACCGCCTGCGTCGCCCGGCGCAACGTGGACAAGCTGAACCACCTGGTCGGCGAGATCGTCGCCGAGGGCGGCACCGCCCATGCCTACGGCGTCGATTCGACCGACGAGGCCCAGATGGTCGACATGGTGGCGCATATCGAGCGCGAGGTCGGCCCCATCGAGGTGGCGGTCTACAACGCGGCGATCGGCACCCATTCGCCCATCGCCCAGCATTCGGCGGCGGATTACGAGCGGGTCTGGCGGGTCAACGCCTTCGGCGCCTTCCTGATGGGCCGTGAGGTGGCCAAGGTGATGGAGCCGCGCGAGAAGGGCACCATCCTGTTCACCGGCGCCACGTCGGCGCTGCGCGGCAAGGCCAACCTGGCGGCGTTCTCGGGCTCCAAGCACGCGCTGCGGGCGCTGGCCCAGTCCATGGCGCGGGAGCTGTTCCCGAAGAACATCCATGTGGCGCACGTCATCATCGACGGCCCCATCGACACGCCGCTGATCCGCAAGATGATGCCGAAGGTGTTCGAGGAGCGCCCGGCCGACGGCGTGCTCGCGCCCGAGGCCATCGCCGACACCTATTTCGCCATCCACTCGCAGCACCGCAGCGCCTGGACCCACGAGACCGAGCTGCGTCCCTGGAAGGAACCCTGGTAA
- a CDS encoding multidrug efflux SMR transporter, translated as MGWIYLGLAGLFEIGWALGLKQSHGFTRLWPSVLTVASIVISLGLLGMALRHVPLGTAYAVWSGIGIVGTVIAGVLLFGESVTVLRLGCVGLIAAGIAGLKLLPAS; from the coding sequence ATGGGATGGATTTATCTGGGCCTTGCGGGACTGTTTGAGATCGGCTGGGCGCTGGGATTGAAACAGTCGCACGGTTTCACCCGGCTGTGGCCCTCTGTTCTGACCGTGGCGAGCATCGTCATCAGCCTGGGGCTGCTTGGCATGGCGCTGCGGCATGTGCCGCTGGGCACGGCCTATGCGGTCTGGAGCGGCATCGGCATCGTCGGCACCGTGATCGCGGGCGTGCTGCTGTTCGGCGAGTCCGTCACGGTGCTGCGGCTGGGCTGCGTCGGGTTGATCGCGGCGGGAATCGCCGGGCTGAAGCTGCTGCCGGCTAGTTGA
- the rpmG gene encoding 50S ribosomal protein L33: MAKPTTIKIRLESTADTGYFYVTKKNPRTMTEKMKVKKYDPVVRKHVEFKEGKIK, encoded by the coding sequence ATGGCGAAGCCGACCACTATCAAGATCCGGCTGGAGAGCACCGCGGACACCGGCTACTTCTATGTCACCAAGAAGAATCCTCGGACGATGACCGAGAAGATGAAGGTGAAGAAGTATGACCCGGTCGTGCGCAAGCATGTGGAGTTCAAGGAAGGCAAGATTAAATAA